Below is a genomic region from Bombus pascuorum chromosome 7, iyBomPasc1.1, whole genome shotgun sequence.
ACGCGTTACCAGCGAAATATGTTACGCAGACACCGTAGAAAAAATGATCCAGATCTGGCATAAATTGTTTGTCAGAGTCTAAAATATTGGGTTAAATATTTCGCAAAAATACAGCCTAATATTATCACATTATCTAGATTAATGCTTTAgtaaaaatcgataaatttttatgagcTCGATTAGGTTGGCAATAATGATTTATTGGATATTTCTATAAGAGACTAGTCTCAGAATATAAAAACTAATGAgactttttacatatatatttatatcattttgcgttatttgtaataaaaatcacaaataattgtaaaatattgtaatagaATTTCATTATCGAAGTGTTATATGTTCATTCGTTAAACACAATATCGATTCTGTATCACTTCGATATATTGTATCTTGTAGTGCgttatcgatatatttattttttgatttataattatgtatgCAAAAAAACAATTTCCGACAAAAACCTTACtcaaagattattattaaaagattcCACAAACGAACAGTAAGTACGTTGGtcgaaatgataaaaaagaaattgcaagtAACGTAAAATGTGATACGATTATCAGGTACGAGATATTTACGATCGATACGAATCAATGCGAGAGGCTTAATCTTCGAAATGTTCTTGCAAACATCGAGTGTCGAATTTCACTTTGAAAGAACCTTATTTGAAACATgtaaattacatacatatgtatattcaagTCACGACCGAGTACAATAGAATCGTTATCTCTATTgtgcaataaatttttcttcaaataaatatatttcaagcgAGACAGAGATATGAATAATAAACGATATGACGTAAGTAATCGAATATCTCCTAAATCGTACGATAAGGTTACACAAGATAATACGTTCGTGAATACAATAATACGAAAGCTATGATATAAAAGAATTCGTTTTGTTACACAGAGATGACatcaaatacaaaaaataaaatgtaaacgCATATTTACGGAAAACAAAACTTCTATTTATTTACCTCCAATTCGGCTCCAGCCGatagaaataaacaaataaaacctGTGACATGCTTGTACATGTAACGTACttagattataatatatgtatcttaATTTTCCGTGGGATGCAAAGTAACCAAGAGAACACTCGTCAAAACAAATATAGGCCTGACCGAACGTAGGCGTATTCTTTTCTGACGCTATGTTCTACCctgttgtaatattttagaatttcttcGTCTCGTTTTGCTACATCGttttcatattaataaaactcGAAACTCTGACCTAACGTAAGACCAGTACAATTCAGAAGTTTCGAAGATTTGCGTTCGCGCGCTCGTATCACGCAGAAAGCGCGCAGGTGGACTATCTTTTAACGTGTTCACTTACCTGTTTTCCAACGTAAAATCCAGTGAAGAGTGCAACCGTGTCAATTGTCCAGATAATGTACACGAAAAACACCAAACAGGAATCGAACACAAAACAAGAATCGAACACAAAACAAGAATCACGTGTACGACTGTGAGGCGCACGCACATCGGCAGCACTAACGCGGTATACCCGTACACAATACAGATTACAAGTGTATTATGGCCTCGACTCAGGCGTTCATGAATGAAACTAAAAGCGGGCTTCACCTCCCCACCCGCGGCACAGTACCTTTAGCCAATCACTGGTGTCGAACGCATTCTCCTCTGATTCGTTATCGTATTCTGCACATTCCGTTGGAACATTACTGCAGTCGggatatacaaataaatagatgGTTCATACTAACTTCAATTTTTAcctactattttattaatgcatattatacaaattaaaatgtaaacttttaaaaatataaacctGAAATACAAACATGAGCTCGATAGGGTGGACAAATTTGTACTGgtactattattataaatatataagtgTTAGCTAGAAATAGataactaaataaatattttgatcttttcgatagatttatttttaaaatattaatatctttaattcattatattgTGCAATTTTAACCAATCACATAGCCTATTGATGAAGCTTATCATATATAAGTAAGAGTACATTCTATATATCGACATATATTCTAGGGTAACGAGTAACGACAAGTATCTCGCAGGTTCTGTCCGAATAAAAAGGTAAAAGCATAGTACTTTAAATTCATGTTACGATTTTTAAcagcattatttattttttttttgtatctcgacaaatttttatcatgttttattctgtttattatatcttatgtAATAAACGTAACCTATATTACATAAGAGAAATCTTGTATagcatttcttttatttagaaatttgaatctatatgttaaacaattttcgttATCGACTTTgttttttgtcatttatcattttatcattttttcatttaaagtttctataattaaatatgcatTTTATACTCTATTTGTTAGAGAAAAATGATTATACAGAGAATCATTACAAGTGTACCAAAAGTTATCGAACGTAACTTTGGTATTCTTGCACCAGCACTTCAAAAGGCTACGGATCCTATACAACAACTTTTCTTAGACAAAATTCGCGAATATTCTGCAAAAAGCGcgtaagtaaaagtaaaatatctcAACACAAGTGTTCTAATAtcaatttatgttttaatatcaatCCATAAATTTAGCGGTGGGAAGTTAGTTGATGCTACTCCAGAACTTGAAAAAGAGAGGCAATCTGAGCTTGATAGAATTCGGagacaatataatataaagggTGATCCAAAAGACTTCccgaaatttaaatttgaaggTATGCTCAttacttaaattattaataggaGTATgtatagtattttatattatgttaaacAAGTTAGAAGTCTTAcaattataaagtattataaaacatgaaaaatcttttctttcaGCTCCAGTAGtggaaaaatgaatatattacatgACTCTTTACAAGTATATATAAGACTAGAAcattaaaattgttatacttgataaatagttgtagaaatatatgtatatgtaaaattataaatataaggttaaactttattttccttAATATTGCTTAAATTAGATATAATCAcagtaaaaacatataaattactttgaatCTACAAGAACTTTTGTATTCTGAATTATTTCTAACAGTGTTTTCATATTAGATTTTATGGCCACAGATTTACAGATCTTCATAAACTTCTCTATTTCACTTTTAGGAATCAAAGTTTTAAAGTTACCAGAACAAGAACAAAGTTCGTTCATATTTTCCCTCTTAATTTCGTTACATTTACAACATTGTAAATCTTGCAACATGTAAGCCATACTTTTATGATCTAACATGTCCATCAAAAGGAACTCTATTTCATCATTGTCATAGTCCATTTTACAAAGAGGACATTTCCATATGTACCTATACAAACAGTAGTATTATGTACTAGAATACACATagcttttataatattgtgCATTACCTATCCTGATCCATGGTACAAAAGTTATCTTTGCAAAGATCGATGTCCCTTGTGTGATTACATACTTTGCAAATAATTTCAGGCACAACTAAAGAAATGCACGGATCTTTCCAATCAACTAGATCGCTGAAACTGCCAACTCTAATTAACTTTAACATATTTGTTCGCAAATAGTATACTTCGTTTTCAACTTCTGCATCCAGAGATAAAACCtgacattaaaattaatttttattttctttccccGTAAAATAATCCTAACATAGTCGTATTCGTGTTTAAATACCTTACAAACTGATTTTATTAACTCCAATGCtggattaattttcttactgTCTTTACCATCTAAATCTAAATTTGGATATTCTTCAATGGTTAATGTTTTTTCTGgaagatttttatgtattttctgCACAATTCTATAacataattgaataaaatatgccAATTAAGTTCTTCATATAATGATAAAGTAAAACAATTATACTTACTGGAATAGTTTTTGAGACATATCTCCCTTTATCAGTTTTTTAGCAAATTCTGCAGTATTCTCAAGTGATCCTAATCCAAGTTGTGCAGTTGTGCAGTTGTGTGATAATTgacttaaattatttaagtttcTAGGCCTTACAGTAGTATTCAATTCGTGTTCCAATATGAACTGATAAATTGCATGGAAGTATCCCGCTATTATAGCAGTAAAGCTTGATCGACATGCAGCTTCTTTGGGAAGACACTCCATTAAATTCCAGTTCATTACTATTTCAGGCTTAATAGCAGAGAAAATCCAATGAAAATATCacaaagagaaaacaaaaaagaattatatgcCTTAGTAAATACTTACCTCGCCGTCATTCTCGTCTTCAgcattttcattatttgtaTCCGTAGTATTCTCTATATCTTTTggtaattttccttttataccTCCATAATTATGCtgttaatttatacaaatgttcttatatattaaagtatgccatttattattatatcgaaagaattgaaattttacttaCTACATCAAGCCATGTTAAATACTCCCAACACTGTTCAAAAGTTATTTCAATACTGTGGAATAATTCTTTATCGCGTATTGTTTGAACAACGAATTCCATATAGTTTAATGCATCACTCATTGTCCTTTTCTTGGTACAaatgatgattttattaaaattggcaaaaataattatggatcctagatttttaaattctgcTAATAACTGcgcgaataattttttcatataggTATGCAAAGTCCTTTTCAAAGCAGGATCATAAAGTAAAGAACTGGGTGAACGTAACCATCTAAGaagtataaatttacgaattaaaaaagaacaggTGTAACACTGGTATAAAGATGTCCGTGCTTACctgtaaaaatgaataatttgataatctgcaaatatatttttatgaactgATACATCTAGCAGCCATGTGTTTACCATATTTCGCAATATTCTAAAAGCAGGACTGCAAAGAACAGTTTCGTCGTAATTAGGAATTATACTTGTCATGCCATCGTGTGTTGCCATATCCTATGGAAAAATTTgagttacatataaatatattcttatactCTTTCTAACACGTtacttttctaaattatatactTGAACAGATGTCTGTTGTTGAGTGTGGAATGCAACAAAATTACTAGTTCCATCAATATCGTGAATATGGTGATGctgtaataatgtatttactGCTAAACTTTCTATCTCCAATTCAATACAAACACTAGAATAAGTTCCGGCATTATTTGCAGCAGAATGTAAACTTTCTTCATAATCTGTCAATAATCTGTAATTCATTACATATATTAACATACTGGCAGTAATTCCAATTTCATGTTTAAGCATAAATGCAACCTGTTATCATCATTTTCGCTGCCACCCAAGTCTGGTTTCTCTGTTGAAGAACAccataatacaaaattattcttttgcAAATGTCTTGCAAAAAATAAGTCTGCACCAAAAACAATAGGATCCGCAGGAATATTTCCAATTGGCACATGAAGGAATCTACATTGTTCTGtcattaattcataaatttgcTGACTCTTAAGGTAATGACGTAACATCGTTTTTGCACCAACTTTCTGCCACTCCAGTGTATTGTATAAAGTTTCGATATCTTGTACATAGGTGCTAATTAGAGGAAAGTCATTAAGTAATGGCATGTGAGTTACTAATGTCGTTTTATCTAAGGTAAAAacgtaaaatagaaaaataaaataaatgacaaaaatttaatgaaaaatttctgcatataaatttaaataaaatgtacctaAAGCTGtctgaataataaatactgtCGCACCATGTCCCTCGTTTTTATATGTAGTTATAACTGCTTGTAAAATACGACAGACTTGTTGAaagtttgtttcaaattttaattcgaatcGCATCGACTCtggtaaaaattttactttgtcTTCCCCATTTGTGGATATACTGCAAAagaattacttttataatcattttcaCAGACTAGTAAAAGCGTAACTcagattttgtaaattatacacTGTATCTCGTTCTTGAATGTACAACGTGTTCATATTAGGCATCTGATTTGACGAAACAGAATCCAAAACAAATATATGAGCTCTTTTAGTTGCATTTAAGAACAGTCCCCATAAAGCTCTTTGATGGTTTGAACTCCAATGatgatataagaaaatataattaatttcattcagCTGAAATAAAACAGATATTCTTTTACACcaaagaaaaaattacaagttaaaatatcattaCATTTTTAAGATATGATTGCACAGCAACACTCTTGTATTCTAACTGATCTAGGGCAAATGTATCTGCACCATCTGCCATGGTTCGTGCTGCCTTAGGATCAACTGTACAAACGCATCCTAATTGAAGAATAGCTCTAAACTCTAGTGACATTTGAGTTTCATAGATTCCTTCAATTTCTGGTCTACTCATATCTTCTAAAAGCTCCCTATGgataaattagaataatttagataactaaatgtaaaatatcatcAAACAATTTAAAGAATGACACTCACTGACTGTATAATTGAAACTGTGTTTCCGGTACAgtatattgatataaattatatataggtCGAGATCGTGGAAGAACTTTCTTGCTTTCTTTCCAAGATACTTTTTTACCTGGTTCTGGATTAGGTTTAGGTTTACgagtatttacataaaatatacgagGTATTATAAGACGCAATTGATGTAAATCTCTATCGACTAATACCCATAATCGATATAAACCAGGCTTGTTTGTTGCTGATATCTAAaccgataaattaattaattaataatcattcaatacaattattaaattttaaatatcattgttaaaaaagaacatttttcttACTTGAATAATTTGCCATGGATTCATAAGCAATTTTCTTTGAGTTCGCTTGAAAAAACCACCCAATGTAGATGTATTGGTATCTCTTGCAACACCCCAAGA
It encodes:
- the LOC132909386 gene encoding ATP synthase-coupling factor 6, mitochondrial-like encodes the protein MIIQRIITSVPKVIERNFGILAPALQKATDPIQQLFLDKIREYSAKSAGGKLVDATPELEKERQSELDRIRRQYNIKGDPKDFPKFKFEAPVVEK